AGCTGTATCTTTTTCTGAAACATCACATTTTGCTTGAAAAATAATAGCACCTTCATCATAATTCTCATTGACATAATGTATAGTTATACCGGTTTCAGTTTCATTATTTGCAACAACAGCGTTGTGAACATTCATTCCATACATGCCTTTTCCGCCATATTTTGGTAAAAGTGCTGGATGTACATTTATGACCTTGTTTTTAAAATGTTTTAGAATGTGCTCAGGAAATTTCCATAAAAATCCTGCCAAAACTATTAAGTCGGGATTGTTGTTTTTCAGAATATTTAATACATCATCAGTTTTTGTAAATGCAATTCTGTTAAATGAAAGAGCAGAAACCTCTAGGCGTTTGGCACGATCTAACACTTTGGCATGAGGATTGTTAGATAATATTTGAATAACCGATG
This DNA window, taken from Winogradskyella sp. PC-19, encodes the following:
- a CDS encoding phosphoribosylglycinamide formyltransferase, whose product is MKRIVIFASGSGSNAENLINFFQDSDQASVIQILSNNPHAKVLDRAKRLEVSALSFNRIAFTKTDDVLNILKNNNPDLIVLAGFLWKFPEHILKHFKNKVINVHPALLPKYGGKGMYGMNVHNAVVANNETETGITIHYVNENYDEGAIIFQAKCDVSEKDTAEDVAIKIHELEMEHFPKVVEKLLNG